In the Streptomyces sp. NBC_00525 genome, one interval contains:
- the pssA gene encoding CDP-diacylglycerol--serine O-phosphatidyltransferase: protein MTVIDPDTQTGWVPEAEAEDDAEDMPLSLRLSIADTLTLGNATCGFMAVYFTTTGILIPHLTGSDESGMARHSAATAVILMLMAAVFDLFDGLVARKLRSSPMGAELDNLSDLISFGLAPAYFVLVYGMVADDAHQRVSALAAIVVLLAVVLRLARFSCVTMKDGMFQGMPSPFGALTVISIVLLELPFVPTLLAIIGVAWLMVSRVEYPKPRGVLAVAMLGWIVAAMGFLAAWALDAPGGQLLLQTGCALQVVLGAVIPLFATARRVNTFRGNRREARAAQLP from the coding sequence TTGACCGTGATTGATCCGGATACACAGACCGGCTGGGTGCCGGAGGCCGAGGCGGAGGACGACGCCGAGGACATGCCGCTCTCGCTGCGGCTGTCGATAGCGGACACCCTCACCCTCGGCAACGCGACCTGCGGGTTCATGGCGGTGTACTTCACCACCACGGGCATCCTGATCCCGCATCTGACGGGCAGCGACGAGAGCGGCATGGCGCGGCACTCCGCGGCCACCGCCGTGATCCTCATGCTCATGGCAGCGGTGTTCGACCTCTTCGACGGGCTCGTGGCCCGCAAGCTGCGGTCCTCGCCGATGGGTGCCGAGCTGGACAACCTCTCGGACCTGATCAGCTTCGGGCTCGCCCCGGCGTACTTCGTCCTCGTGTACGGCATGGTCGCGGACGACGCGCACCAGCGGGTCTCGGCGCTCGCGGCGATCGTGGTGCTGCTGGCGGTGGTGCTCAGACTCGCGCGGTTCTCCTGCGTGACGATGAAGGACGGCATGTTCCAGGGCATGCCGAGCCCCTTCGGAGCGCTCACGGTCATCTCGATCGTGCTCCTGGAGCTGCCCTTCGTCCCGACGCTGCTCGCGATCATCGGGGTGGCGTGGCTGATGGTCAGCCGGGTCGAGTACCCGAAGCCGCGGGGCGTCCTCGCGGTGGCGATGCTCGGCTGGATCGTGGCCGCGATGGGGTTCCTGGCGGCGTGGGCGCTGGACGCCCCCGGCGGCCAGCTGCTCCTGCAGACCGGCTGCGCGCTCCAGGTGGTCCTGGGTGCGGTCATCCCGCTCTTCGCGACCGCCCGCCGGGTGAACACCTTCCGCGGCAATCGCCGCGAGGCACGCGCGGCGCAGCTGCCGTAG
- a CDS encoding phosphatidylserine decarboxylase produces MPDSHSSASRGRVRIARGASPWLLPTVATAALSLTRARRSGRWAAVAVPTTALAAGMLWFFRDPEREISRGRIISPADGVVQSIMPWKDGRTRVAIFMSPLNVHVNRAPLAGTVTSVEHVPGGFVPAFNKESENNERVVWHFDTELGDIEMVQIAGAVARRIVPYVPQGTKVEQGERIGLIRFGSRVDIYLPEGVDVAVEVGQPTTAGVTRIDRD; encoded by the coding sequence ATGCCCGACAGTCATTCCTCTGCCTCACGCGGCCGGGTCCGCATCGCACGCGGAGCTTCGCCGTGGCTCCTGCCGACCGTCGCCACCGCCGCCCTCAGCCTGACCCGCGCCCGCCGGTCCGGCCGCTGGGCGGCCGTGGCCGTGCCCACCACCGCGCTCGCGGCGGGCATGCTCTGGTTCTTCCGGGACCCGGAGCGCGAGATCTCCAGGGGGCGCATCATCTCACCGGCCGACGGCGTGGTGCAGAGCATCATGCCGTGGAAGGACGGGCGTACTCGCGTAGCGATCTTCATGAGCCCGCTGAATGTCCACGTCAACCGGGCGCCGCTGGCCGGCACGGTGACGTCGGTGGAGCATGTGCCCGGTGGCTTCGTTCCCGCCTTCAACAAGGAGAGCGAGAACAACGAGCGCGTCGTCTGGCACTTCGACACCGAGCTGGGCGACATCGAGATGGTCCAGATCGCCGGGGCGGTTGCCCGGCGCATCGTGCCCTACGTGCCCCAGGGCACGAAGGTTGAGCAGGGTGAGCGCATCGGACTGATCCGCTTCGGTTCCCGCGTCGACATCTACCTTCCGGAAGGTGTGGACGTGGCGGTCGAGGTCGGCCAGCCCACCACCGCAGGGGTGACTCGCATTGACCGTGATTGA
- a CDS encoding acyl-CoA dehydrogenase family protein: MTRLAQTAGLTEVQQEILATVRDFVDKEIIPVATRLEHRDEYPTDIVEGLKELGVFGLMIPEEYGGLGESLLTYALCVEEIARGWMSVSGIINTHFIVAYMLKQHGTQEQKDTFLPRMALGEVRGAFSMSEPALGSDVSAISSKAVRDGEEYVLNGQKMWLTNGGTSSLVAVLCRSDEGHPEGTAPHRSMTTFLVEKEPGFGEVRPGLTIPGKIEKMGYKGVDTTELIMDGLRIPANRVLGGTTGRGFYQMMDGVEVGRVNVAARGCGVAQRAFELGISYAQQRQTFGKPIAQHQAIQFKLAEMATKVEAAHAMMVNAARKKDSGERNDLEAGMAKYLASEYCKEVVEDAFRIHGGYGFSKEYEIERLYREAPMLLIGEGTAEIQKMIIGRRLLEEYRFQG; this comes from the coding sequence ATGACGCGACTCGCCCAGACGGCCGGGCTCACCGAGGTCCAGCAGGAGATCCTCGCCACGGTCAGGGATTTCGTCGACAAGGAGATCATTCCGGTCGCGACCCGGCTGGAACACCGCGACGAGTACCCCACCGACATCGTCGAGGGGCTGAAGGAACTCGGCGTGTTCGGCCTGATGATCCCCGAGGAGTACGGCGGTCTGGGCGAGTCGCTGCTCACGTACGCGCTGTGCGTGGAGGAGATCGCCCGCGGCTGGATGAGTGTGTCGGGGATCATCAACACGCACTTCATCGTGGCATACATGCTCAAGCAGCACGGCACCCAGGAGCAGAAGGACACCTTCCTGCCCCGGATGGCGCTGGGTGAGGTGCGGGGCGCGTTCTCGATGTCGGAGCCGGCGCTCGGCTCCGACGTGTCGGCGATCAGCTCCAAGGCCGTCCGGGACGGCGAGGAGTACGTCCTGAACGGCCAGAAGATGTGGCTGACGAACGGCGGTACGTCCTCGCTGGTGGCCGTGCTGTGCCGGAGTGACGAAGGACACCCCGAGGGCACGGCGCCGCACAGGTCGATGACGACGTTCCTGGTGGAGAAGGAACCGGGCTTCGGCGAGGTGCGTCCGGGACTGACGATCCCCGGCAAGATCGAGAAGATGGGCTACAAGGGGGTCGATACCACCGAGCTCATCATGGACGGACTGCGAATTCCGGCCAACCGGGTACTCGGCGGCACCACCGGTCGCGGGTTTTACCAAATGATGGACGGTGTCGAGGTGGGCCGGGTGAATGTGGCGGCCCGTGGCTGCGGCGTCGCGCAGCGTGCCTTCGAACTGGGCATTTCCTACGCGCAGCAGCGCCAGACCTTCGGAAAGCCCATCGCGCAGCACCAGGCGATCCAGTTCAAGCTGGCCGAAATGGCCACCAAGGTCGAGGCCGCTCATGCCATGATGGTGAACGCGGCACGCAAAAAGGACTCCGGGGAGCGAAACGACCTGGAGGCAGGGATGGCGAAGTACCTCGCCTCCGAGTACTGCAAGGAAGTCGTCGAGGACGCCTTCCGTATCCACGGCGGCTACGGCTTCTCCAAGGAGTACGAGATCGAGCGCCTCTACCGCGAGGCCCCGATGCTGCTGATCGGTGAAGGTACCGCCGAGATCCAGAAAATGATCATCGGGCGCCGGCTCCTCGAGGAGTACCGTTTCCAGGGTTGA
- a CDS encoding MaoC family dehydratase yields the protein MQFGRTYEEFEVGAVYKHWPGKTVTEYDDHLFCLLTMNHHPLHMDSNYAENTTDFGKNVVVGNYIYSLLLGMSVPDVSGKAIANLEIESLKHVAPTFHGDTIYGETTVLDKTPSRSRNDRGIVHVETKGYKQDGTLVCVFRRKVMVPTETYIKERGGEQPGRPELSQPSQKNVEK from the coding sequence ATGCAGTTCGGACGCACTTACGAGGAATTCGAGGTCGGTGCAGTCTACAAGCACTGGCCCGGAAAGACGGTCACCGAATACGACGACCACCTCTTCTGTCTGCTGACCATGAATCATCACCCGCTGCACATGGACAGCAACTATGCGGAGAACACGACCGATTTCGGCAAGAACGTCGTCGTCGGCAACTACATCTACTCGCTGTTGCTCGGCATGTCCGTGCCGGACGTCTCCGGAAAGGCCATCGCCAACCTGGAGATCGAGTCGCTGAAGCATGTGGCGCCGACCTTCCACGGCGACACGATCTACGGCGAGACGACCGTGCTGGACAAGACGCCGTCGCGGTCCAGGAACGACCGCGGAATCGTCCACGTGGAGACCAAGGGCTACAAGCAGGACGGCACGCTCGTCTGCGTGTTCCGCCGCAAGGTCATGGTTCCCACGGAGACGTACATCAAGGAGCGGGGCGGGGAACAGCCCGGCCGCCCGGAGCTCAGCCAGCCCTCGCAGAAGAACGTGGAGAAGTAG
- a CDS encoding HpcH/HpaI aldolase/citrate lyase family protein: protein MTTPVNRLRPRRSCLAVPGSNPRFLEKAQGLPADQVFLDLEDACAPLAKEGARHHIVDALNNGDWTGKTRVVRVNDWTTHWTYRDVVTVVEGAGQNLDCIMLPKVQDAQQVVALDLLLTQIEKTMGFEVGRIGIEAQIENAKGLVNIDEIGAASPRLETLIFGPADFMASINMKTLVVGQQPPGYPADAYHYILMRILMAARTHDLQAIDGPFLQIRDVDAYREVAARAAALGFDGKWVLHPGQVEAANEVFSPSQEDYDHAELILDAYDWCTSEEGGKKGSAMLGDEMIDEASRKMALVVAGKGRAAGMLRTSKFEAPEA from the coding sequence ATGACCACCCCCGTCAACCGTTTGCGCCCGCGCCGCTCCTGTCTCGCGGTGCCGGGAAGCAACCCCCGTTTCCTGGAGAAGGCCCAGGGCCTCCCGGCCGACCAGGTGTTCCTGGATCTGGAGGACGCCTGCGCGCCGCTCGCCAAGGAGGGCGCCCGCCACCACATCGTGGACGCGCTGAACAACGGCGACTGGACGGGCAAGACCCGCGTGGTTCGGGTCAACGACTGGACGACGCACTGGACGTACCGCGACGTCGTCACGGTCGTCGAGGGCGCGGGGCAGAACCTCGACTGCATCATGCTGCCGAAGGTCCAGGACGCCCAGCAGGTCGTCGCGCTGGACCTGCTGCTGACCCAGATCGAGAAGACGATGGGCTTCGAGGTCGGCCGGATCGGCATCGAGGCGCAGATCGAGAACGCCAAGGGCCTCGTCAACATCGACGAGATCGGCGCGGCCTCGCCCCGGCTGGAGACGCTGATCTTCGGCCCGGCCGACTTCATGGCGTCGATCAACATGAAGACCCTGGTCGTCGGCCAGCAGCCGCCCGGCTACCCGGCGGACGCGTACCACTACATCCTGATGCGCATCCTGATGGCGGCCCGTACGCACGACCTCCAGGCGATCGACGGCCCGTTCCTCCAGATCCGCGACGTGGACGCGTACCGCGAGGTGGCGGCCCGCGCGGCGGCGCTCGGCTTCGACGGCAAGTGGGTGCTGCACCCCGGCCAGGTGGAGGCGGCCAACGAGGTGTTCTCGCCCTCGCAGGAGGACTACGACCACGCCGAACTGATCCTGGACGCCTACGACTGGTGCACCTCCGAGGAGGGCGGCAAGAAGGGTTCGGCGATGCTCGGCGACGAGATGATCGACGAGGCGAGCCGCAAGATGGCGCTGGTCGTCGCGGGCAAGGGCCGGGCCGCCGGCATGCTGCGCACGTCCAAGTTCGAAGCCCCGGAGGCCTGA
- a CDS encoding protein meaA — protein MSGRQKDRPWLMRTYAGHSTAEASNELYRRNLAKGQTGLSVAFDLPTQTGYDPDHVLARGEVGRVGVPVSHLGDMRRLFQDIPLEQMNTSMTINATAMWLLALYQVVAEEQGADPGTLQGTTQNDIVKEYLSRGTHVFPPGPSLRLTTDMITYTVGRIPKWNPINICSYHLQEAGATPVQEIAYAMSTAIAVLDAVRDSGQVPEEKFGAVVARISFFVNAGVRFIEEMCKMRAFGRIWERVTRERYGITDAKQRRFRYGVQVNSLGLTEAQPENNVQRIVLEMLAVTLSKDARARAVQLPAWNEALGLPRPWDQQWSLRIQQVLAHESDLLEYEDIFAGSHVVEAKVDELVAESLAEMDRIEAMGGAMAAVESGYLKSELVASHAARRARIEAGEEKIVGVNVYGTTEPNPLTADLDGAIMTVDPANEARVVAALDEWRDNRDAARADEALAALKTAAAGTENLMAATVECARAGVTTGEWSWALRDVFGEFRAPTGVSSAPVAVTAEEGSPLALVREKAARTAADLGVGRLRLLVGKPGLDGHSNGAEQIAVRARDAGFEVVYQGIRLTPEQIVAAAVAEDVHCVGLSILSGSHAELVPDVLVRLRRTGAGDIPVIAGGIIPPADADALIRTGVAAVFTPKDFGITEIIGRIVDEIRKANKLDPLEVPA, from the coding sequence ATGAGTGGCCGCCAGAAGGACCGCCCGTGGCTCATGCGGACGTACGCGGGCCACTCCACCGCCGAGGCGTCCAACGAGCTGTACCGGCGCAACCTCGCCAAGGGCCAGACCGGCCTCTCGGTCGCCTTCGACCTGCCCACCCAGACCGGCTACGACCCCGACCACGTGCTCGCGCGCGGCGAGGTCGGCCGGGTCGGGGTGCCCGTCTCGCACCTCGGCGACATGCGCCGGCTGTTCCAGGACATCCCCCTGGAGCAGATGAACACCTCCATGACGATCAACGCCACCGCCATGTGGCTGCTGGCGCTCTACCAGGTCGTCGCGGAGGAGCAGGGCGCCGACCCCGGCACGCTCCAGGGCACCACGCAGAACGACATCGTCAAGGAGTACCTCTCGCGCGGGACGCACGTCTTCCCGCCGGGGCCCTCGCTGCGGCTGACCACCGACATGATCACGTACACGGTCGGCCGCATCCCCAAGTGGAACCCGATCAACATCTGCAGCTACCACCTCCAGGAGGCCGGGGCCACCCCGGTCCAGGAGATCGCGTACGCGATGTCCACGGCCATCGCCGTGCTCGACGCCGTACGCGACTCCGGGCAGGTGCCCGAGGAGAAGTTCGGGGCCGTCGTCGCGCGGATCTCGTTCTTCGTGAACGCGGGCGTCCGCTTCATCGAGGAGATGTGCAAGATGCGCGCCTTCGGCCGCATCTGGGAGCGCGTCACCCGCGAGCGCTACGGCATCACCGACGCCAAGCAGCGCCGGTTCCGCTACGGCGTCCAGGTCAACTCACTGGGCCTGACCGAGGCACAGCCGGAGAACAACGTCCAGCGCATCGTCCTGGAGATGCTGGCCGTGACCCTCTCCAAGGACGCCCGCGCGCGTGCCGTGCAGCTGCCCGCCTGGAACGAGGCGCTGGGGCTCCCCCGGCCCTGGGACCAGCAGTGGTCGCTGCGCATCCAGCAGGTCCTGGCGCACGAGAGCGACCTGCTGGAGTACGAGGACATCTTCGCCGGTTCGCACGTCGTCGAGGCCAAGGTGGACGAGCTGGTCGCCGAATCGCTGGCCGAGATGGACCGGATCGAGGCGATGGGCGGCGCGATGGCAGCCGTCGAGTCCGGCTACCTCAAGTCCGAACTGGTCGCCTCGCACGCCGCGCGGCGGGCCCGGATCGAGGCCGGCGAGGAGAAGATCGTCGGGGTCAACGTCTACGGGACGACCGAGCCCAACCCGCTCACCGCCGACCTCGACGGGGCGATCATGACCGTCGACCCGGCCAACGAGGCCAGGGTGGTGGCGGCGCTCGACGAGTGGCGCGACAACCGCGACGCGGCGCGCGCCGACGAGGCGCTGGCCGCGCTGAAGACGGCCGCCGCCGGCACCGAGAACCTGATGGCGGCGACCGTCGAGTGCGCCCGCGCCGGGGTGACCACCGGCGAGTGGTCCTGGGCGTTGCGCGATGTCTTCGGCGAGTTCCGGGCGCCGACCGGGGTGTCGTCCGCCCCGGTCGCGGTAACAGCCGAGGAGGGCTCGCCGCTCGCCCTCGTACGCGAGAAGGCGGCCCGGACCGCCGCGGACCTGGGCGTCGGGCGGCTGCGGCTGCTCGTGGGCAAGCCCGGCCTGGACGGGCACTCCAACGGCGCCGAGCAGATCGCGGTGCGCGCGCGGGACGCCGGCTTCGAGGTCGTCTACCAGGGCATCCGCCTGACGCCCGAACAGATCGTCGCGGCCGCCGTCGCCGAGGACGTGCACTGCGTCGGCCTGTCCATCCTGTCCGGCTCGCACGCCGAACTGGTGCCGGACGTGCTGGTCCGGCTGCGCCGCACCGGGGCCGGGGACATCCCGGTCATCGCCGGCGGCATCATCCCCCCGGCCGACGCCGACGCCCTGATCAGGACGGGTGTCGCGGCCGTGTTCACCCCGAAGGACTTCGGTATCACGGAGATCATCGGCCGTATCGTCGACGAGATCCGGAAAGCGAACAAGCTCGACCCTCTGGAGGTCCCCGCATGA
- the ccrA gene encoding crotonyl-CoA carboxylase/reductase, with protein MKEILDAIQSQTEAQSGSAAATTADFAALPIPESYRAVTVHKDEADMFAGVESRDKDPRKSLHVEEVPVPELGPGEALVAVMASSVNYNSVWTSIFEPVSTFGFLERYGRVSELTKRHDLPYHVIGSDLAGVVLRTGPGVNAWKPGDEVVAHCLSVELESSDGHNDTMLDPEQRIWGFETNFGGLAEIALVKSNQLMPKPDHLSWEEAAAPGLVNSTAYRQLVSRNGAGMKQGDNVLIWGASGGLGSYATQFALAGGANPICVVSSEQKAEICRRMGAEAIIDRNAEGYRFWQDEHNQDPREWKRFGKRIRELTGGEDVDIVFEHPGRETFGASVYVTRKGGTIVTCASTSGYQHEYDNRYLWMSLKRIIGSHFANYREAWEANRLVAKGKIHPTLSKVYSLEETGQAAYDVHRNRHQGKVGVLALAPREGLGVRDHEMREKHLDAINLFRDAPAERTTEHSRNV; from the coding sequence GTGAAGGAAATCCTGGACGCGATCCAGTCGCAGACCGAAGCGCAGAGCGGCTCCGCCGCGGCCACCACCGCCGACTTCGCCGCGCTGCCGATCCCGGAGTCGTACCGCGCGGTCACCGTGCACAAGGACGAGGCCGACATGTTCGCCGGCGTCGAGAGCCGGGACAAGGACCCGCGCAAGTCCCTCCACGTCGAGGAGGTGCCGGTGCCGGAACTCGGCCCCGGCGAGGCGCTGGTCGCGGTGATGGCCAGCTCGGTGAACTACAACTCCGTCTGGACCTCCATCTTCGAGCCGGTCTCCACGTTCGGCTTCCTGGAGCGCTACGGCCGGGTCAGCGAGCTGACCAAGCGCCACGACCTGCCGTACCACGTCATCGGCTCCGACCTGGCGGGCGTCGTGCTGCGCACCGGCCCCGGCGTCAACGCCTGGAAGCCCGGTGACGAGGTCGTCGCGCACTGCCTCTCCGTCGAACTGGAGTCCTCGGACGGCCACAACGACACGATGCTCGACCCGGAGCAGCGCATCTGGGGCTTCGAGACCAACTTCGGCGGTCTCGCCGAGATCGCGCTCGTCAAGTCCAACCAGCTGATGCCGAAGCCGGACCACCTCAGCTGGGAGGAGGCCGCGGCTCCCGGCCTGGTCAACTCCACCGCGTACCGCCAGCTCGTCTCGCGCAACGGCGCCGGTATGAAGCAGGGCGACAACGTGCTGATCTGGGGCGCGAGCGGCGGCCTGGGCTCGTACGCCACGCAGTTCGCGCTGGCCGGCGGCGCCAACCCGATCTGTGTCGTCTCCAGCGAGCAGAAGGCGGAGATCTGCCGGCGGATGGGCGCCGAGGCGATCATCGACCGCAACGCCGAGGGCTACCGGTTCTGGCAGGACGAGCACAACCAGGACCCGCGCGAGTGGAAGCGGTTCGGCAAGCGCATCCGCGAGCTGACCGGCGGCGAGGACGTCGACATCGTCTTCGAGCACCCCGGCCGCGAGACGTTCGGCGCGAGCGTCTACGTGACCCGCAAGGGCGGCACCATCGTCACCTGCGCCTCGACCTCGGGCTACCAGCACGAGTACGACAACCGCTACCTGTGGATGTCGCTCAAGCGCATCATCGGCTCCCACTTCGCCAACTACCGCGAGGCGTGGGAGGCCAACCGTCTGGTCGCCAAGGGCAAGATCCACCCGACGCTCTCCAAGGTCTACTCGCTGGAGGAGACCGGCCAGGCCGCGTACGACGTGCACCGCAACCGCCACCAGGGCAAGGTCGGCGTCCTGGCGCTGGCCCCGCGCGAGGGCCTGGGCGTGCGCGACCACGAGATGCGCGAGAAGCACCTGGACGCCATCAACCTGTTCCGTGACGCGCCGGCGGAGCGGACCACCGAGCACAGCCGGAACGTGTGA
- a CDS encoding TetR family transcriptional regulator, with protein sequence MSQPARSSRVSAAPDVPESAAGTRAAAQRLKMRRELAAAAMELFATKGYEATTVDEIAGAAGVARRTFFRHFRSKEEAIFPDHDDTLVRAEAVLNAAPAHEHPLDTVCRGIKEVMRMYAAKPAVSVARYKLTREVPTLRQAEIASVARYERLFTRYLLGHFDERDHQPGNDDPLLAEVAASAVVTAHNHVLRRWLRADGQGDVEAQLDQAFAIVRDTFGTGIGAGRTAKEDRAAQPAASAQTRGEVLVAVARTDAPLDEVMRTIQQALKDR encoded by the coding sequence ATGTCCCAGCCCGCCAGGTCCTCCCGTGTGTCCGCCGCGCCCGACGTCCCGGAAAGTGCCGCAGGCACCCGAGCCGCGGCCCAGCGACTCAAAATGCGCCGCGAGCTGGCCGCCGCGGCGATGGAACTCTTCGCCACGAAGGGCTACGAGGCCACCACGGTCGACGAGATCGCGGGGGCGGCGGGCGTGGCCCGGCGGACCTTCTTCCGGCACTTCCGGTCGAAGGAGGAGGCGATCTTCCCGGACCACGACGACACCCTGGTACGGGCCGAGGCGGTCCTGAACGCCGCCCCGGCGCACGAGCACCCGCTCGACACGGTGTGCCGGGGCATCAAGGAAGTCATGCGGATGTACGCGGCCAAGCCCGCGGTCTCCGTCGCCCGCTACAAGCTGACCCGCGAGGTGCCCACCCTGCGCCAGGCGGAGATCGCCTCGGTGGCCCGCTACGAGCGGCTGTTCACGCGCTATCTCCTGGGCCACTTCGACGAGCGCGACCATCAGCCCGGCAACGACGACCCGCTGCTGGCCGAGGTCGCCGCGTCCGCCGTCGTCACCGCGCACAACCATGTGCTGCGCCGCTGGCTGCGGGCGGACGGGCAGGGCGATGTGGAGGCACAGCTCGACCAGGCCTTCGCCATCGTGCGCGACACCTTCGGCACCGGCATCGGCGCGGGCCGCACGGCCAAGGAGGACCGGGCCGCCCAGCCGGCCGCCTCGGCACAGACCCGGGGCGAGGTGCTGGTCGCCGTGGCGCGCACGGACGCGCCGCTGGACGAAGTGATGCGCACCATCCAGCAGGCACTCAAGGACCGCTGA
- a CDS encoding 3-hydroxyacyl-CoA dehydrogenase family protein — protein sequence MDTPLSTIAVVGLGTMGTGIAEVLARSGREVVGIDVDDAAARRAVASLEASTARAVERGRLTERERRDTLARFRTFSELRAAADAELVIEVVPESYEIKQQVFRELDAIVSPTAILATGTNALSVTRLAAESQRPERVLGLHFFNPAPAMKLVEVVSSVLTAPPAVEAVTELARALGKEPVAVGDRPGFVADGLLFGYLNQAAAMYEANYATREDIDAAMRLGCGLPMGPLALLDLIGIDTARTVLEAMYAASHDRLHAPAPILGQLGAAGLTGRKAGRGFYTYAEPGSQTVVPDALTPAPRGGEAAGRPVRSVGVAGSGTMASGIAEVFAKAGYDVVLAARGEEKADLAKARIAKSLDRSVGKGRLTPEARDETLARITPAGSLDAFAGVDLAVEAVAEDLAVKRQLFATLDKVCRPGAVLATTTSSLPVVAIARATGRPEDVVGMHFFNPAPAMKLVEVVRTVLTSDDVHATVHEVCLKVRKHPVDCGDRAGFIVNALLFPYLNNAIKMVEEHYASLDDIDAAMKLGGGYPMGPFELLDVVGLDVSLAIEKVLHGEFRDPGLAPAPLLEHLVAAGCLGRKTGRGFREYARR from the coding sequence ATGGACACCCCTCTCTCCACCATTGCCGTCGTCGGCCTCGGCACGATGGGCACCGGCATCGCCGAGGTCCTGGCCCGCTCGGGCCGCGAGGTCGTCGGCATCGACGTCGACGACGCGGCCGCCCGCCGGGCCGTCGCCTCGCTGGAGGCGTCCACCGCCCGCGCCGTGGAGCGCGGCCGGCTCACCGAGCGGGAGCGGCGCGACACCCTCGCCCGGTTCCGCACCTTCTCCGAACTCCGGGCCGCCGCCGACGCGGAGCTGGTCATCGAGGTCGTGCCGGAGTCGTACGAGATCAAGCAGCAGGTCTTCCGCGAGCTGGACGCGATCGTCTCGCCCACCGCGATCCTGGCGACCGGCACCAACGCGCTGTCGGTGACCCGGCTGGCGGCCGAGTCGCAGCGCCCGGAACGGGTGCTGGGGCTGCACTTCTTCAACCCGGCGCCCGCGATGAAGCTGGTCGAGGTGGTCTCCTCGGTGCTGACCGCGCCGCCCGCCGTGGAGGCGGTCACGGAGCTGGCCCGCGCCCTGGGCAAGGAGCCGGTCGCGGTCGGCGACCGGCCCGGATTCGTCGCCGACGGCCTGCTGTTCGGCTACCTCAACCAGGCCGCCGCGATGTACGAGGCGAACTACGCCACCCGCGAGGACATCGACGCGGCGATGAGGCTGGGCTGCGGTCTGCCGATGGGGCCGCTGGCCCTGCTGGACCTGATCGGCATCGACACGGCCCGTACGGTCCTGGAGGCGATGTACGCCGCCTCGCACGACCGGCTGCACGCCCCCGCGCCCATCCTGGGCCAGCTCGGCGCGGCCGGGCTGACCGGACGCAAGGCGGGTCGCGGCTTCTACACCTACGCGGAGCCGGGCAGTCAGACCGTGGTGCCGGACGCGCTGACGCCCGCCCCGCGCGGCGGGGAGGCCGCCGGGCGCCCGGTCCGTTCGGTGGGCGTCGCCGGCTCCGGGACGATGGCCTCCGGCATCGCGGAGGTCTTCGCCAAGGCGGGGTACGACGTGGTGCTCGCCGCGCGCGGCGAGGAGAAGGCGGACCTGGCCAAGGCCCGGATCGCCAAGTCGCTGGACCGGTCGGTGGGCAAGGGCCGGCTGACGCCGGAGGCGCGGGACGAGACGCTGGCCCGGATCACCCCGGCCGGCTCGCTGGACGCGTTCGCCGGGGTGGACCTGGCCGTGGAGGCGGTCGCCGAGGACCTGGCGGTCAAGCGGCAGCTGTTCGCCACGCTCGACAAGGTGTGCCGGCCGGGCGCGGTGCTGGCGACGACGACCTCCTCGCTGCCGGTGGTGGCGATCGCGCGGGCGACCGGCCGACCCGAGGACGTCGTCGGGATGCACTTCTTCAACCCTGCGCCCGCGATGAAGCTGGTCGAGGTCGTGCGTACGGTGCTCACCTCCGACGATGTGCACGCCACGGTCCACGAGGTGTGCCTGAAGGTGCGCAAGCACCCGGTGGACTGCGGGGACCGGGCGGGCTTCATCGTGAACGCGCTGCTGTTCCCGTATCTCAACAACGCCATCAAGATGGTCGAGGAGCACTACGCCTCGCTGGACGACATCGACGCCGCGATGAAGCTGGGCGGCGGCTACCCGATGGGCCCGTTCGAGCTGCTCGACGTGGTCGGCCTGGATGTCTCGCTCGCCATCGAGAAGGTGCTGCACGGCGAGTTCCGCGACCCCGGCCTGGCGCCGGCCCCGCTGCTGGAGCACCTGGTGGCCGCCGGCTGCCTCGGCCGCAAGACGGGGCGCGGCTTCCGCGAATATGCCCGGCGCTGA